The Streptomyces sp. NBC_00440 genome contains a region encoding:
- a CDS encoding HAL/PAL/TAL family ammonia-lyase has product MSAREIAAVTLGEEPITIEQFVAVARHGARVEFAATYVDRVRTSRALVERFLAENRLVYGVTTGFGDNVTKVIAPEDAEQLQRNIVRSHAVSVGEPLPAEIVRAIALMELVGLGEGYSGIRLETLELIRRLLNAGVTPYVPGEGSVGYLATEAHMALVLLGEGRAWYGDELLPGDEALARIGEQPTRLACKEGLSLTNGTHSVTAIAVLAGYDAGVAAVTADVAASLSVQALKATVRAFDARLQERKRHPEQAAVAENLRRLTESSALSAEFIDHRLQDSLALRAVPQMHGGAKRALAQAREVIVEELHSVGDNPVIHPEGEDGVALMGANCDSTYVGIQADSMVNAMTVLAKVSERRTDRLVNSNFSELPAFLTPRPGLHSGYMIAQYTAAALTMELRSLAVPASADTVPTSAGQEDAVSNAYLAALKAYRAARKLSYVIAIELMCGVQALDLLAPLSPSPATDALRAKIRETVPTVTEDRAFHADLEHITELVRSEEALRTVEDVVGPLHR; this is encoded by the coding sequence TCGCCCGCCATGGAGCCCGGGTCGAGTTCGCTGCGACGTACGTCGACCGGGTACGCACGTCACGCGCGCTCGTGGAGCGCTTCCTGGCCGAGAACCGCCTGGTGTACGGCGTGACCACCGGATTCGGCGACAACGTCACGAAGGTGATCGCCCCGGAGGACGCCGAACAGCTACAGCGCAACATCGTGCGCTCACACGCCGTTTCGGTCGGCGAACCGCTGCCCGCCGAGATCGTCCGCGCCATCGCGCTGATGGAGCTGGTCGGCCTCGGCGAAGGCTATTCCGGTATCCGGCTGGAGACCCTGGAACTGATCCGGCGACTGCTCAACGCCGGGGTCACGCCGTACGTCCCCGGCGAGGGCTCCGTCGGCTATCTGGCCACCGAAGCGCACATGGCGCTGGTGCTGCTGGGCGAGGGGCGGGCCTGGTACGGCGACGAACTGCTGCCCGGGGACGAGGCACTGGCCCGGATCGGGGAGCAGCCGACCCGGCTCGCCTGCAAGGAAGGGCTTTCGCTCACCAACGGGACGCACTCGGTGACCGCGATCGCCGTCCTGGCCGGCTATGACGCCGGGGTCGCGGCGGTCACCGCCGATGTCGCGGCGAGTCTGTCGGTGCAGGCACTCAAGGCCACCGTCCGCGCCTTCGACGCCCGCCTGCAGGAGCGCAAGCGCCACCCCGAGCAGGCCGCGGTCGCCGAGAACCTGCGGCGACTGACCGAATCCAGCGCGCTCAGCGCCGAGTTCATCGACCACCGGCTCCAGGACAGCCTGGCCCTGCGCGCCGTTCCGCAGATGCACGGCGGTGCGAAGCGGGCGCTCGCGCAGGCCAGGGAGGTCATCGTCGAGGAACTGCACTCGGTGGGCGACAACCCGGTCATCCACCCCGAGGGCGAGGACGGGGTGGCACTGATGGGGGCGAACTGCGACAGCACGTACGTCGGCATCCAGGCCGACTCCATGGTGAACGCGATGACGGTACTGGCCAAGGTGTCCGAGCGCCGCACCGACCGCCTGGTCAACAGCAACTTCAGCGAGCTGCCCGCGTTCCTGACGCCCCGGCCGGGACTCCACAGCGGCTACATGATCGCGCAGTACACGGCGGCCGCACTGACCATGGAGCTGCGCTCACTGGCGGTGCCCGCGTCGGCGGACACGGTCCCCACCTCGGCCGGCCAGGAGGACGCGGTCAGCAACGCCTACCTGGCGGCGCTGAAGGCGTACCGAGCGGCGCGCAAGCTCAGCTACGTCATAGCGATCGAGTTGATGTGCGGTGTGCAAGCACTCGACCTGCTTGCGCCGCTCTCCCCCTCACCCGCCACGGACGCGCTGCGCGCGAAGATCAGGGAAACCGTACCGACCGTCACCGAGGACCGGGCCTTCCACGCCGACCTGGAACACATCACCGAACTCGTACGCAGCGAGGAAGCGCTGAGGACCGTCGAGGACGTGGTTGGCCCACTGCACCGCTGA
- a CDS encoding LysR family transcriptional regulator has protein sequence MDLDLRKLRYFVAVAEQRHFGRAAEQLYITQPVLSRQVKSLEQELGCDLLARTTRSVELTAAGKQLYEEAQGILAAVATTVRRVHDVGLGVQRLVVAFAPGLHVSDAIRAFTARYPQVETDVVPVRWWEPDAPLRDGRAQVGYLRRPFDESGLRTLSIGRDPRVACMPVEHLLASRDELTLADLADERMLDAPKRRTSSLEEKFELIASGHGIALVPLSVARSYSRPDLTHLPVTDAPGFETCLAAREDRRDKLLRDFQEIATAALRRA, from the coding sequence ATGGATCTCGATCTGCGCAAGCTCCGCTACTTCGTCGCGGTGGCCGAGCAGCGTCACTTCGGCCGGGCGGCGGAACAGCTCTACATCACCCAGCCGGTTCTGAGCCGCCAAGTCAAGTCGCTGGAGCAGGAGTTGGGGTGCGACCTGCTCGCGCGGACCACCCGCAGCGTGGAGCTGACTGCTGCGGGGAAGCAGCTCTACGAGGAGGCGCAGGGGATCCTTGCGGCCGTCGCGACAACGGTGCGACGCGTGCACGACGTCGGCCTGGGCGTCCAGCGGCTCGTGGTCGCCTTTGCCCCGGGACTGCATGTGTCGGATGCGATCAGGGCGTTCACGGCGCGCTACCCGCAGGTCGAGACCGACGTTGTCCCGGTGCGCTGGTGGGAACCGGACGCACCACTCCGGGACGGCCGCGCCCAAGTCGGGTACCTGCGGCGGCCGTTCGATGAATCCGGGCTGCGCACCCTCTCCATCGGCCGTGACCCCAGGGTCGCCTGTATGCCCGTCGAGCACCTGCTGGCGAGCCGTGACGAACTCACCTTGGCGGACCTCGCCGACGAGCGGATGCTCGACGCACCGAAGCGGCGGACGTCGTCACTGGAGGAGAAATTCGAGCTGATCGCCTCCGGGCACGGCATCGCACTCGTCCCGCTGAGCGTCGCGCGCTCGTACTCCCGACCGGACCTCACTCACCTCCCGGTCACGGACGCCCCAGGATTCGAGACGTGCCTGGCCGCCCGCGAGGACCGGCGGGACAAGCTGCTGCGCGACTTCCAGGAGATCGCCACGGCGGCGCTGCGGCGCGCCTGA
- a CDS encoding NAD(P)H-binding protein, whose protein sequence is MIVITTPTGQIGSRLLDILLDEAPAHGEELRVIVRDPGRLPAAARARVDVITGSHDDAEVVDRAFTGADAVFWLVPSNAAAPSLDALYSGFTRAAAEAFRTHGVRHVVGVSALGRGTPAAGRAGHVTASLAMDDLIARTGVAYRALANPSFMDNLLRQAASIRDHGVFTDTVTADRRAPAAATRDIAAAAAGLLLDRSWTGTGEVPVLGPEDLSADDMARIMSDALGRPVRYERQSLDDFRATLTGHGIGDAIAAGYVDMARAKDDGLDDGVRRSPATASPTTFRTWCEEVLKPVVQA, encoded by the coding sequence ATGATCGTCATCACCACTCCCACCGGCCAGATCGGCAGCCGGCTGCTGGACATCCTGCTCGACGAGGCCCCCGCCCACGGCGAAGAGCTGCGCGTCATCGTGCGCGACCCCGGAAGGCTCCCCGCAGCGGCCCGCGCCCGCGTCGACGTCATCACCGGCTCCCACGACGACGCCGAGGTCGTCGACCGGGCCTTCACCGGCGCGGACGCCGTCTTCTGGCTCGTTCCGTCGAACGCAGCGGCACCGAGCCTGGACGCCTTGTACTCCGGGTTCACCCGCGCCGCGGCTGAGGCGTTCAGGACCCACGGCGTACGACACGTCGTCGGCGTCTCGGCGCTCGGCCGCGGGACCCCGGCCGCCGGCCGCGCCGGGCACGTGACGGCGTCGCTGGCCATGGACGACCTCATCGCGCGTACGGGCGTGGCCTACCGGGCGCTCGCGAACCCGTCCTTCATGGACAACCTGCTGCGGCAGGCGGCATCGATCCGTGACCACGGCGTGTTCACCGACACCGTCACCGCCGACCGCAGAGCGCCGGCGGCCGCCACCCGCGATATCGCCGCGGCCGCCGCCGGCCTGCTGCTCGACCGCTCGTGGACGGGGACGGGAGAGGTCCCGGTGCTGGGCCCCGAGGACCTGTCGGCGGACGACATGGCACGGATCATGTCCGACGCGCTCGGCCGCCCGGTCCGCTACGAGCGGCAGTCGCTGGACGACTTCCGCGCCACGCTCACCGGACACGGCATCGGCGACGCGATCGCCGCCGGCTACGTGGACATGGCGCGGGCCAAGGACGACGGCCTCGACGACGGCGTACGGCGCAGCCCCGCGACCGCGAGCCCGACCACCTTCCGCACCTGGTGCGAAGAGGTCCTGAAGCCGGTGGTGCAGGCATGA
- a CDS encoding SDR family NAD(P)-dependent oxidoreductase, with protein MSAKTALIVGASRTLGLALAAEYTRRGWDVIGTVRGESRTGLHELAEKSGGSVTVESLDMTRPEQITALRDRLAGRTLDLLFVNAGITRGNIPVGDVPEEMFVEVMVTNALGPMRVVESLRSLVAPTGTIGVMSSRQGSIGLNTKGGQDVYRASKSALNQLMRSYAARYAEAAHTLLLICPGHVRTDLGGPDAPLSIDQSIPGVVDTIDRHSGEPGLQYLNHQNQPVPW; from the coding sequence ATGAGCGCAAAGACCGCTCTCATCGTCGGGGCGTCCCGCACCCTCGGGCTCGCCCTCGCCGCCGAGTACACGCGCCGCGGCTGGGACGTCATCGGAACCGTACGGGGCGAAAGCCGTACCGGTCTGCACGAGCTGGCCGAGAAGTCCGGGGGCAGCGTCACGGTCGAGTCCCTGGACATGACGCGTCCGGAGCAGATCACCGCGCTGCGCGACCGCTTGGCCGGACGCACCCTCGACCTGTTGTTCGTCAACGCCGGCATCACACGGGGCAACATTCCGGTCGGAGACGTCCCGGAGGAGATGTTCGTCGAGGTCATGGTCACGAACGCGCTCGGCCCGATGCGCGTGGTCGAGTCCTTGCGCTCGCTGGTCGCGCCGACGGGCACGATCGGCGTCATGTCCTCGCGCCAGGGCAGCATCGGTCTGAACACCAAGGGCGGCCAGGATGTCTACCGGGCCAGCAAGTCGGCTCTGAACCAGCTGATGCGCAGCTACGCCGCCCGGTACGCCGAAGCCGCGCACACCCTCCTGCTGATCTGCCCCGGGCACGTCCGCACCGATCTCGGCGGCCCGGACGCACCGCTGAGCATCGACCAGTCCATCCCGGGCGTGGTGGACACGATCGACCGCCACAGCGGCGAGCCGGGCCTGCAATACCTCAACCACCAGAACCAGCCGGTGCCCTGGTAG
- a CDS encoding TetR/AcrR family transcriptional regulator has translation MSEPTGLRARKKERTRDAIGDAAVALFLERGFDRVSVNDVAAAADISKPTLFRYFPTKEDLVLHRFADHKGEAARVVRDRRSGTKPVTALHRHFRAGLDQYDPVTGLNDHPEVVSFHRLVFTTPSLAGRLTQYQLEDEEALADALGEGIQARLRAAQVLAVQRVLARTNWQKIADGRTAHDVHPEAAADADQAFSQLR, from the coding sequence ATGAGCGAGCCGACGGGACTGCGGGCCCGCAAGAAGGAACGGACGCGCGACGCCATCGGCGACGCGGCCGTCGCGCTGTTCCTGGAGCGCGGCTTCGACCGCGTCTCGGTCAACGACGTCGCCGCGGCGGCCGACATCTCCAAGCCGACTCTCTTCCGGTACTTCCCCACCAAGGAAGACCTGGTGCTGCACCGGTTTGCGGACCACAAGGGTGAGGCGGCACGCGTCGTACGTGACCGCAGGTCCGGCACCAAGCCGGTGACGGCGCTGCACCGGCACTTCCGGGCCGGCCTCGATCAGTACGACCCCGTCACCGGCCTCAACGACCACCCCGAGGTGGTGTCGTTCCACCGGCTGGTGTTCACCACACCGAGCCTGGCGGGACGGCTCACGCAGTACCAGCTGGAGGACGAGGAGGCACTGGCGGACGCCCTCGGTGAAGGCATCCAGGCACGCCTGCGAGCCGCCCAGGTACTCGCGGTCCAACGGGTGCTCGCCCGGACCAACTGGCAGAAGATCGCCGACGGCCGAACCGCGCACGACGTCCACCCCGAGGCCGCAGCCGACGCCGACCAGGCATTCAGCCAACTGCGGTGA
- a CDS encoding NAD(P)H-binding protein gives MHQTDIPPALVTGATGRIGRVVIDQLLDAGVPVRALTHRSEAAATLPAEVEVFTGDLTVPESLDPALKGAGAVFLVWTAPPRTAAAVVERLAAHVRRVVFLSSPHRTPHPFFQQPNPMAELHADIERLITATGLESTIIRPGMLASNSLAWWGPAIRAGEVVRWPYGAAETAPVDDRDVAAVAARTLSQDGYAGGDYVLTGPESLTQAAQVGVIGDALGRRIAFEEMTPDEFRNLSEGTAPGSVIDMLLAAWSAAVGQPAYVTTTVADILGAAPRTFHQWATDHATALTEGS, from the coding sequence ATGCATCAGACAGACATCCCTCCCGCGCTCGTCACCGGGGCGACAGGCCGGATCGGCCGGGTCGTCATCGACCAACTCCTCGACGCGGGCGTGCCGGTCCGCGCCCTCACCCATCGCTCCGAGGCGGCGGCGACGCTGCCGGCGGAGGTCGAGGTCTTCACCGGTGACCTCACCGTGCCCGAGTCGCTCGACCCGGCGCTGAAGGGCGCCGGTGCGGTCTTCCTCGTGTGGACCGCGCCGCCTCGGACCGCCGCGGCAGTCGTCGAGCGGCTGGCAGCCCACGTACGGCGGGTCGTCTTCCTCTCCTCCCCGCACCGGACGCCGCACCCCTTCTTCCAGCAGCCCAATCCCATGGCGGAGCTGCACGCCGACATCGAACGGCTCATCACGGCCACCGGACTTGAGTCGACGATCATCCGGCCGGGGATGCTCGCGTCGAACTCGCTGGCCTGGTGGGGGCCGGCGATCCGGGCCGGCGAGGTCGTCCGGTGGCCTTACGGCGCTGCCGAGACGGCACCGGTCGACGACCGCGATGTCGCAGCTGTCGCGGCACGGACGCTCTCTCAGGACGGATACGCCGGAGGCGACTACGTCCTTACGGGCCCCGAGTCGCTGACCCAGGCCGCGCAGGTGGGCGTCATCGGTGACGCCCTGGGGCGCCGGATCGCCTTCGAGGAGATGACGCCGGACGAGTTCCGGAACCTGTCGGAGGGCACGGCGCCCGGCTCGGTCATCGACATGCTGCTCGCCGCGTGGAGCGCGGCGGTCGGACAGCCCGCGTACGTCACCACGACGGTGGCCGACATCCTCGGGGCGGCGCCGCGAACGTTTCACCAGTGGGCCACCGACCACGCCACCGCGCTCACGGAGGGTTCCTGA
- a CDS encoding DUF1918 domain-containing protein, with the protein MHASKGDRLVVHGRVVGRQDHVVEIVEVLGPDGAPPYRVRAENGHETIMTPGPDAVVSHRDASDH; encoded by the coding sequence ATGCACGCCAGTAAGGGCGACCGACTTGTCGTCCACGGCCGGGTCGTGGGCCGGCAGGACCATGTAGTGGAGATCGTGGAGGTGCTCGGCCCGGACGGGGCACCGCCCTACCGGGTGCGCGCCGAGAATGGCCACGAGACGATTATGACGCCCGGTCCTGATGCGGTCGTCTCCCACCGCGACGCATCCGACCACTGA
- a CDS encoding alpha/beta fold hydrolase: MPRFAYNDGIRIAFEDLGGAGGDPLLLVMGLGTSRFWWPDGLVDELVHRGFHVVAYDQRDAGQSTHLPARRVGPPLAALLRPTPPAYSGEDLADDAVAVLDALGWERAHLFGHSMGGLVAQRVAIRHPERVRTLATSSAVPSDVKGLSVLRYVRLAPLVRFARLHYPETPQGDMALAVAVARILAAPGRRIDESDVREFVDKEAAHQIAGFRDQKAQSRQVGAKWHGGPLARITAPTLVLHGSRDPLLRVSAARDIAAAVPGARLRIVPGAGHFLAGDVWATYADELRTVADRVTDQPRTACED, encoded by the coding sequence ATGCCGCGCTTCGCGTACAACGACGGAATCCGGATCGCTTTCGAAGACCTCGGCGGCGCGGGCGGCGACCCGCTGCTGCTGGTGATGGGGCTGGGGACCTCGCGGTTCTGGTGGCCGGACGGGCTGGTGGACGAACTGGTGCACCGCGGCTTCCATGTCGTGGCCTACGACCAGCGCGACGCCGGTCAGTCCACGCATCTGCCCGCCCGGCGGGTCGGCCCGCCGCTAGCAGCTCTGCTGCGCCCCACGCCCCCGGCCTACAGTGGTGAGGACCTGGCCGACGACGCGGTCGCCGTTCTCGACGCGCTCGGCTGGGAACGCGCCCACCTCTTCGGCCACTCCATGGGCGGGCTGGTGGCGCAGCGCGTCGCGATCCGCCATCCAGAACGCGTGCGGACGCTCGCCACCTCCTCGGCGGTGCCCAGCGATGTGAAGGGGCTGAGCGTGCTGCGCTACGTGCGCTTGGCGCCCCTGGTCCGTTTCGCCAGGCTGCACTACCCCGAGACCCCGCAGGGCGACATGGCCCTGGCCGTGGCCGTCGCCCGCATCCTGGCCGCGCCCGGCCGGCGCATCGACGAGTCCGATGTGCGCGAGTTCGTGGACAAGGAGGCCGCGCATCAGATCGCCGGCTTCCGCGACCAGAAGGCGCAGAGCCGCCAGGTCGGCGCGAAGTGGCACGGCGGCCCGCTCGCCAGGATCACGGCGCCGACCCTGGTACTGCACGGATCGCGGGACCCGCTGCTCCGCGTATCGGCCGCACGCGACATCGCCGCTGCCGTCCCCGGCGCCCGCCTGCGCATCGTGCCAGGCGCCGGACACTTCCTCGCGGGCGACGTCTGGGCCACGTACGCGGACGAACTGCGTACGGTCGCCGACCGTGTCACCGACCAGCCGCGCACCGCCTGCGAAGACTGA
- a CDS encoding TetR/AcrR family transcriptional regulator C-terminal domain-containing protein, whose protein sequence is MAGEREPVIWLRPEQAPVGRPAERSRAEITAAAVELADLEGLDAVSMRRLAAALGTGAASLYRYVATRDDLLDLMTDSTAGEYRLPAPSGDWQADLLEIAHQARRIMRRHPWLPALVVTRPALGPYGTDLLEHLLDVLADHPAEPAHKLEAFAVLNALTALFVQNELAAADPGAQRQSSYLRHVATAGAHPRISALLADPQPERERTSSDRFATVLTRAVTGVLG, encoded by the coding sequence GTGGCAGGAGAGCGAGAGCCGGTGATCTGGCTGCGGCCGGAACAGGCGCCGGTCGGACGCCCGGCCGAGCGCAGCCGCGCCGAAATCACCGCCGCAGCAGTGGAGTTGGCCGACCTGGAGGGCCTGGACGCCGTCTCCATGCGCCGCCTCGCCGCGGCCCTGGGCACCGGCGCCGCCTCGCTCTACCGCTATGTGGCCACCCGCGACGACCTGCTCGACCTGATGACCGACAGCACCGCCGGCGAGTACCGTCTGCCCGCCCCGAGCGGCGACTGGCAGGCGGACCTGCTGGAAATCGCCCACCAGGCCCGGCGGATCATGCGACGCCACCCCTGGCTGCCGGCCCTCGTCGTCACGCGTCCCGCCCTCGGCCCGTACGGGACCGACCTGCTGGAGCATCTGCTCGACGTACTCGCCGACCATCCGGCCGAACCCGCCCACAAACTTGAGGCATTCGCCGTACTGAACGCTCTGACCGCGCTGTTCGTCCAGAATGAACTGGCCGCCGCGGACCCCGGCGCCCAGCGCCAGTCGTCCTACCTGCGCCACGTGGCCACCGCCGGCGCCCACCCCCGTATCTCCGCATTGCTCGCCGACCCCCAGCCCGAACGCGAGCGCACTTCCAGTGACCGGTTCGCCACCGTGCTCACCCGCGCCGTCACCGGAGTGCTGGGCTGA
- a CDS encoding aldo/keto reductase, giving the protein MSLTLDTYRLLGRSGLRVSPLALGAATFGTEWGWGAEQAEARKLFDLYVERGGNFIDTASTYTHGSSERLLGEFTRDNRESLVLATKYSTLRRPGDPNSGGSHRKSLFASVESSLRQLNTDYIDLLYLHMWDATTPVEEILRGMDDLVRQGKVLYVAISNAPAWQVSRMQAVADLRGWSPLVALQIEYSLIERAGERDLIPMAREMGLGVAPWSPLAGGVLTGKYSRDDLLAAKGVASGDGTRKSVTIAKGALTERNLAIVEVVKEVATELGRTAAQVGLAWTLQNPDVTAPTIGARTPAQLEDNLGALEVDFTASQLARLDEVSAIELGFPHDMLASDVARTLIHGGLKVETRR; this is encoded by the coding sequence ATGTCGCTCACCCTCGACACCTACCGGCTGCTGGGCCGCTCCGGACTGCGGGTCTCACCGCTGGCGCTGGGCGCGGCCACCTTCGGCACCGAATGGGGCTGGGGCGCTGAACAGGCCGAAGCGCGCAAGCTGTTCGACCTCTACGTCGAGCGCGGTGGTAACTTCATCGACACCGCCAGCACCTACACCCATGGCAGCTCCGAGCGCCTGCTCGGTGAATTCACCCGCGACAACCGCGAAAGCCTGGTGCTGGCAACGAAATACTCGACGCTGCGCCGGCCCGGCGACCCGAATTCCGGGGGCAGCCACCGCAAAAGCCTGTTCGCGTCGGTGGAATCCAGTCTGCGACAGCTGAATACGGACTACATCGATCTGCTCTATCTGCACATGTGGGATGCCACGACGCCGGTCGAGGAGATCCTGCGCGGCATGGACGATCTGGTCCGGCAGGGCAAGGTCCTGTACGTGGCGATCTCCAACGCCCCGGCCTGGCAGGTGTCACGTATGCAGGCGGTCGCCGACCTGCGCGGCTGGTCGCCGCTGGTCGCGCTGCAGATCGAGTACAGCCTGATCGAGCGGGCCGGGGAACGTGATCTGATCCCCATGGCGCGTGAGATGGGGCTGGGGGTGGCTCCGTGGTCACCGCTGGCCGGCGGGGTGCTCACCGGCAAGTACAGCCGCGACGACCTCCTGGCCGCGAAGGGCGTCGCGTCCGGCGACGGCACCCGCAAGAGCGTCACGATCGCCAAGGGCGCGCTCACCGAACGTAATCTCGCCATCGTGGAGGTCGTGAAGGAGGTCGCCACGGAGCTGGGCCGCACCGCCGCCCAGGTCGGGCTGGCCTGGACCCTGCAGAACCCGGACGTGACGGCGCCGACCATCGGCGCCCGCACCCCCGCGCAGCTGGAGGACAATCTGGGTGCCCTGGAGGTCGACTTCACCGCCTCCCAGCTGGCCCGCCTCGACGAGGTCAGCGCGATCGAACTCGGCTTCCCGCACGACATGCTCGCGAGCGACGTGGCCCGCACGCTGATCCACGGCGGCCTGAAGGTCGAAACCCGCCGCTGA
- a CDS encoding helix-turn-helix domain-containing protein codes for MDTTQELAAFLRARREGQDPHDFNLPSRRQARRTPGLRREEVAELAGVSTDYIVRLEQGRGLRPSANVVEALAGALRLAPDERTYLFNLAQQRPRNADSPATTAAPPLARLVADLSPLPAMLLNHRYDILAWNDEMARLLLDFDTLPPAQRNAMWLCLMHPKMRDFYVDRERVVREGIAHLRAAWAAYPEDRALTDLIAEFTRRDEEFARLWAERDIKVNGRGSKVLRHPEAGVITVHFEVLMPLQDPDQRLVIYRAADDESQSALDRLSAHPRKRASVTP; via the coding sequence GTGGACACGACACAGGAGTTGGCCGCGTTTCTGCGGGCCCGGCGCGAAGGCCAGGACCCGCACGATTTCAACCTGCCGTCGCGTCGGCAGGCCCGGCGGACCCCGGGGTTGCGCCGCGAAGAGGTCGCCGAACTGGCCGGGGTCAGCACCGACTACATCGTGCGGCTGGAGCAGGGCCGGGGGCTGCGGCCCTCAGCGAACGTGGTGGAGGCGCTGGCCGGGGCGCTGCGCCTGGCTCCCGACGAACGCACCTACCTCTTCAACCTGGCCCAGCAGCGCCCCCGTAACGCCGACAGCCCCGCCACCACCGCGGCGCCGCCACTGGCCCGCCTGGTCGCCGACCTGTCACCGCTGCCGGCCATGCTGCTGAACCACCGCTACGACATCCTGGCCTGGAACGACGAAATGGCGAGGCTGCTACTGGATTTCGACACCCTGCCGCCGGCGCAGCGCAATGCGATGTGGCTGTGTCTGATGCACCCGAAGATGCGTGATTTCTATGTCGACCGCGAACGCGTCGTACGGGAGGGGATCGCCCACCTGCGTGCCGCGTGGGCCGCATACCCGGAGGATCGGGCGTTGACGGACCTCATCGCCGAATTCACCCGTCGTGACGAGGAGTTCGCGCGGTTGTGGGCCGAGCGGGACATCAAGGTGAACGGCCGCGGGAGCAAGGTCCTGCGGCATCCTGAGGCCGGTGTGATCACCGTGCATTTCGAAGTGCTGATGCCACTTCAGGATCCGGACCAGCGGTTGGTGATCTACCGCGCCGCGGACGACGAGAGCCAGTCGGCACTGGACCGGTTGTCCGCACATCCCCGGAAGAGGGCCTCGGTCACCCCGTGA
- a CDS encoding TetR/AcrR family transcriptional regulator gives MSPTPQQRRAARHQLGTGSGAPAARRGPSAGRKKPITVDAIISTAFGIVEREGYGALTMRRVATVLETGPSSLYAHVVNKEDLDELLIGRLCAEVDLPEPDPAVWRQQLIGVCTQLRDQYLRYPGISQAAFAAAPSNLDTLRFSEGMLAILLAGGVEPQAATWAIDSLSLYVNAYSLEVSLASKRISSSDDNWVVSRDELLRRFAALPDTFPQTKRYAAELTAGTIHDRFDFTIGLMIDGLPGVRRDPH, from the coding sequence ATGTCACCGACTCCGCAGCAACGGCGTGCAGCGCGGCACCAGCTCGGCACCGGCTCAGGCGCACCCGCGGCCCGGCGTGGACCGTCCGCCGGGCGCAAGAAGCCGATCACGGTCGACGCCATCATCAGCACCGCGTTCGGCATCGTGGAGAGAGAGGGCTACGGCGCCCTGACGATGCGGCGCGTGGCCACGGTGCTGGAGACCGGGCCGTCGTCGCTCTACGCCCACGTGGTCAACAAAGAAGACCTGGACGAACTGCTCATCGGCCGCCTGTGCGCCGAGGTCGACCTGCCCGAGCCGGACCCCGCTGTCTGGCGGCAGCAGCTCATCGGCGTCTGCACCCAGCTGCGCGACCAGTATCTGCGGTACCCGGGGATCTCCCAGGCGGCCTTCGCCGCCGCTCCGTCCAATCTGGACACGCTGCGCTTCAGCGAGGGAATGCTCGCCATCCTGCTCGCCGGGGGCGTCGAGCCGCAGGCTGCCACCTGGGCGATCGACTCGCTGTCGCTCTACGTCAACGCGTACAGCCTCGAAGTCTCCCTGGCCAGCAAACGGATCAGCAGCAGTGACGACAACTGGGTCGTCAGCCGTGACGAACTGTTGCGCCGATTCGCCGCACTGCCCGACACCTTCCCCCAGACCAAGCGCTACGCGGCCGAGCTCACGGCCGGAACCATCCACGACCGCTTCGACTTCACGATCGGCCTGATGATTGACGGGCTCCCGGGCGTACGGCGGGATCCGCATTGA